One region of Thiorhodovibrio frisius genomic DNA includes:
- a CDS encoding transporter substrate-binding domain-containing protein, whose translation MSGGKSRASVHIRVLPGLLWLALLWVVMAAPVTAMGAAVGADQETASDAPEKARALLQADANADANADANVGSNANSNARSRARSDSGSGAASRAEPSVALSPEQRAWLDAHPQIILGSSDQFPPAVMRAPDGRLIGLMMDILHLLNQRLGSNIQVRGEPAWAGITEQALTGELDGLLTVARLPFWREHFLLTDTIVKTQVYIFARDGERLASNRISALFGRRVGVFRGLKHINGLVGAHPDEIEVVRYDSNEDMAAALIAGEVDFLVADGTFDWWRRENTLVGFGMVGILDGGDYEVAAAVRKDWPELVEMLNLGLASIGAAEHAAIRERWMGVLDQPAPGDFALPVLADLELTAAERAWLDAHPEILLGISDQFLPDIIIGPNGRQSGLVVDFLRLLNVPLSGRLKLHVERDWRAVTDQAIAHEIDGLASSAPNPAWDAHFLYTDPLYHGFFSFYRCADDPPITRVEQLDGLRVGYLAGMKKVEQLLGEVPDAALVPLASNRAMATALISGEVDVLIGAIDLEWWRRQNSALAFGPTGTLAGSEHPVLMSIRDDWPELVGILNKALRAIPDDQRARIYQRWLGETRALRGPALALSSEARAWLRAHPTIRFAVSRDWAPIGFYDRDDQPAGIAPDYLARIGELLGVRFEPVAVADWPQAMDGLARGRLDLLPAMAPTAEREKRFVFTVPYLDFPVAIFARVETPLINRLDALNGQRVIIIDGHATQEWLQRDYPDIRLLRVRDAYGAVRALAEGQGDALVGNLFAISQAVAHEKLFQIRVAGGTPYSYRLAMATRPDWAPLIDILDTAMAAIPAAERDAIQSRWMREVPSSPMDYGLIWRLAAAAALVLGLVLLWNLSLRRQVQRRRLAEQVLGRSETLLRNTLDATENGVLVSGADGRLLSVNRRFQQLWDIPDDWLVPSGGDDTLLSRVKQQLVDPEGFLTRVRELYASDDEAVDTLVFRDGRVFSRYSRPLEIGGQRARLWSFTDITERERVMADLHQAKQAAEAASRAKSDFLANMSHEIRTPMNAILGMLHLALQSDLDLRLRGYLDKAQTAAHNLLGLLNDILDLSKVEANQLRLEQVPFALSELLENLSAVVGQQARDKGLDFRVARGHDLPDQFVGDSLRLSQILTNLAGNGVKFTEGGEVRVEVRQTADISGKGAGRVALEFIVSDTGIGMDSAMVARLFEPFQQADTSTTRRYGGTGLGLSICKRLVDLMGGDIQVESEVGVGTRFSIRLSFARAKVQAAAKAGAGGLAAENSASLVGRRVLVVEDNEVNREVARALLEREGLNVSIAEDGLQAVERLERDGCDAFDLVLMDVQMPNLDGYGATARVRALPGGDALPIIGVTAHARPEDIARVLGAGMNAYISKPIDVWRLMATIAEQLGGRSAAQVNAAASTSAEIRADNGEPLDLAALLETLAAKAARNDVSIEDDFRAARSVLSQRLPPADYRALADAIASCRFEAVDQLISRWQGIDASAAARR comes from the coding sequence ATGTCCGGGGGTAAGAGCAGGGCTTCTGTTCACATCCGCGTACTCCCCGGGCTGCTTTGGCTGGCGCTCCTCTGGGTGGTGATGGCCGCGCCCGTCACGGCGATGGGGGCTGCGGTAGGCGCTGATCAGGAAACGGCATCTGACGCGCCCGAGAAAGCCAGGGCCTTGTTGCAGGCCGACGCGAATGCCGACGCGAATGCCGATGCGAATGTCGGTTCGAATGCCAATTCCAATGCAAGGTCGCGCGCCCGGTCGGACAGTGGGTCTGGCGCTGCATCGCGCGCCGAGCCGAGTGTCGCCTTGAGCCCCGAGCAGCGCGCCTGGCTCGATGCCCATCCGCAGATCATCCTGGGCAGCTCGGACCAGTTTCCACCGGCGGTGATGCGCGCCCCGGACGGGCGGCTGATCGGCTTGATGATGGATATACTCCATCTGCTCAATCAGCGCCTCGGCAGCAATATCCAGGTCAGGGGCGAGCCGGCCTGGGCCGGGATCACCGAGCAGGCGCTGACTGGCGAGCTCGATGGCCTGTTAACGGTCGCGCGCCTGCCATTCTGGCGCGAGCACTTCCTGCTGACCGATACCATCGTGAAGACCCAGGTCTACATCTTCGCGCGCGATGGCGAACGTCTGGCGAGCAACCGCATCAGCGCGCTCTTCGGTCGGCGGGTTGGCGTATTTCGCGGGTTGAAGCACATCAATGGCCTGGTCGGTGCGCATCCGGACGAGATCGAGGTGGTGCGCTATGACAGCAATGAGGACATGGCTGCGGCGCTGATCGCCGGCGAGGTGGACTTTCTGGTGGCCGATGGCACCTTCGACTGGTGGCGACGCGAGAACACCCTGGTCGGTTTCGGCATGGTCGGCATCCTTGACGGAGGGGATTACGAGGTGGCCGCCGCCGTGCGCAAGGACTGGCCGGAGCTTGTGGAAATGCTCAATCTCGGACTTGCGAGCATCGGCGCCGCCGAGCATGCGGCCATTCGCGAGCGCTGGATGGGGGTTCTGGATCAGCCGGCGCCGGGCGACTTTGCCCTCCCAGTGCTGGCCGACCTGGAGCTGACCGCAGCTGAGCGCGCCTGGTTGGACGCGCATCCCGAGATCCTGCTCGGCATTAGCGACCAGTTTCTGCCCGATATCATTATCGGCCCGAATGGACGCCAGTCCGGCCTGGTGGTGGATTTTCTGCGTCTGCTCAATGTTCCCTTGAGCGGGCGCCTGAAGCTGCATGTGGAGCGCGACTGGCGGGCGGTCACCGACCAAGCCATTGCGCACGAGATCGACGGGCTGGCCAGTTCCGCGCCCAATCCCGCCTGGGATGCGCATTTTCTCTATACCGATCCGCTCTACCACGGGTTTTTCAGCTTCTACCGCTGCGCCGATGATCCGCCGATCACCCGTGTCGAGCAGCTGGACGGTCTGCGGGTGGGCTACCTGGCCGGCATGAAGAAGGTCGAGCAACTGCTGGGTGAGGTGCCAGACGCCGCCCTCGTGCCCCTGGCCAGCAATCGCGCCATGGCCACAGCGCTTATCAGTGGGGAGGTCGATGTGCTGATTGGGGCGATCGATCTCGAATGGTGGCGGCGGCAAAACAGCGCGCTGGCGTTCGGGCCCACCGGCACCCTGGCCGGCAGCGAGCACCCGGTGCTGATGTCCATCCGCGACGATTGGCCCGAGCTGGTCGGCATCCTCAACAAGGCCCTGCGTGCCATTCCCGACGACCAGCGCGCGCGCATTTACCAACGCTGGCTGGGGGAGACGCGCGCGCTGCGGGGGCCGGCTTTGGCGTTGTCGTCTGAGGCGCGCGCCTGGCTGCGGGCGCATCCGACCATTCGCTTCGCCGTCAGTCGCGACTGGGCGCCGATCGGCTTCTATGACCGCGATGACCAGCCCGCCGGCATCGCGCCCGATTATCTCGCGCGCATCGGCGAGCTGCTCGGCGTGCGCTTCGAGCCGGTGGCGGTGGCCGACTGGCCGCAGGCCATGGACGGGCTCGCGCGGGGCCGTCTTGATCTGCTGCCGGCGATGGCGCCGACCGCAGAGCGGGAGAAGCGATTTGTGTTCACGGTGCCTTATCTGGATTTTCCGGTGGCGATCTTCGCGCGTGTGGAGACGCCGTTGATCAATCGGCTCGACGCGCTCAATGGTCAGCGGGTGATCATCATCGACGGTCATGCCACCCAGGAATGGCTGCAACGCGACTATCCTGACATCCGGCTGTTGCGGGTGCGTGATGCCTATGGTGCCGTGCGCGCCCTGGCCGAAGGGCAGGGCGATGCGCTGGTGGGCAACCTGTTTGCTATCAGTCAGGCCGTCGCGCATGAGAAACTGTTTCAGATTCGCGTCGCCGGCGGGACACCCTACAGCTATCGCCTGGCGATGGCCACGCGTCCGGACTGGGCACCCTTGATCGACATCCTGGATACCGCCATGGCCGCGATTCCTGCCGCCGAGCGCGATGCCATCCAGAGCCGCTGGATGCGGGAAGTACCGTCGTCGCCGATGGATTATGGGCTGATTTGGCGGCTGGCCGCCGCTGCGGCGCTGGTGCTCGGCCTAGTGCTGCTGTGGAACCTCAGCCTGAGACGCCAGGTGCAACGCCGGCGCTTGGCCGAGCAGGTGCTGGGCCGCAGCGAGACGCTGCTGCGCAACACCCTGGATGCGACCGAGAACGGCGTGCTGGTGAGCGGCGCCGATGGCCGTCTGCTGTCTGTCAATCGGCGCTTCCAGCAGCTTTGGGATATCCCGGACGACTGGCTTGTGCCGAGCGGCGGTGACGACACGCTGCTTAGCCGGGTCAAGCAGCAACTTGTCGACCCCGAGGGTTTCCTCACGCGCGTGCGCGAGCTCTATGCCAGTGACGACGAAGCGGTGGATACGCTGGTTTTTCGCGATGGACGGGTGTTCTCGCGTTACAGCCGCCCGCTTGAGATCGGCGGCCAGCGCGCGCGGCTGTGGTCGTTTACCGACATCACTGAGCGTGAGCGGGTGATGGCCGACCTGCACCAGGCTAAGCAGGCGGCGGAGGCCGCCAGCCGTGCCAAGAGTGACTTCCTCGCCAACATGAGCCACGAAATCCGCACGCCGATGAACGCCATTCTCGGCATGCTGCACCTGGCGCTGCAGTCCGATCTCGACTTGCGCCTGCGCGGCTATCTGGACAAGGCTCAGACTGCGGCGCACAACCTGCTCGGGCTGCTCAATGACATTCTTGACCTGTCGAAGGTTGAGGCCAACCAGCTGCGCCTGGAGCAGGTGCCCTTTGCATTGAGCGAGCTGTTGGAGAACCTGAGCGCAGTTGTTGGCCAACAGGCGCGCGACAAAGGGTTGGATTTTCGTGTCGCGCGCGGGCATGACCTGCCCGATCAGTTCGTCGGTGATTCACTGCGCCTGAGTCAGATACTCACCAACCTGGCCGGCAATGGCGTCAAGTTCACCGAAGGCGGCGAAGTACGCGTTGAGGTGCGGCAGACCGCAGACATCAGCGGCAAGGGTGCTGGGCGGGTAGCGCTGGAATTTATCGTCAGCGACACCGGCATTGGTATGGACTCGGCGATGGTCGCGCGTCTGTTCGAACCCTTCCAGCAGGCCGACACGTCCACCACCCGTCGCTACGGCGGCACGGGTCTTGGGTTGTCCATCTGCAAACGTCTGGTCGACCTGATGGGTGGGGACATCCAGGTGGAGAGTGAGGTTGGCGTTGGGACTCGGTTCAGTATCAGGCTGAGCTTCGCGCGCGCCAAGGTTCAGGCTGCTGCCAAGGCTGGCGCCGGGGGCTTGGCAGCGGAAAACAGCGCCAGCCTGGTCGGGCGCCGGGTACTGGTGGTGGAGGACAATGAGGTCAATCGTGAGGTTGCCCGCGCCTTGCTCGAACGCGAGGGTCTCAATGTCAGCATCGCCGAGGATGGCCTGCAGGCGGTCGAACGGCTGGAACGCGACGGCTGTGACGCCTTCGACCTGGTGCTGATGGATGTGCAGATGCCCAATCTCGACGGCTATGGCGCGACCGCTCGCGTGCGCGCCCTGCCTGGTGGCGATGCGCTGCCCATTATCGGCGTGACGGCCCACGCCCGGCCCGAGGACATCGCGCGGGTGCTCGGGGCCGGCATGAATGCTTACATCAGCAAGCCCATCGACGTCTGGCGACTGATGGCGACAATCGCCGAACAGTTGGGCGGTCGCAGTGCCGCCCAGGTCAACGCGGCCGCGAGCACCAGCGCGGAGATTAGGGCGGACAATGGCGAACCGCTCGACCTGGCGGCGCTACTCGAAACCCTGGCCGCCAAGGCCGCGCGCAACGACGTGAGCATCGAAGATGACTTTCGCGCCGCCCGCTCGGTCCTGAGCCAAAGGCTTCCCCCGGCGGATTACCGCGCCCTGGCCGATGCCATCGCCAGCTGCCGTTTTGAGGCAGTTGACCAGTTGATCTCGCGCTGGCAGGGAATTGACGCTTCTGCCGCAGCCCGACGGTAG
- a CDS encoding response regulator, whose product MSPTATDRKANVSIYRAVAVGFLLVIFAISADAMLEGVEQGLAAGFAYYLSKPLNFNTLEHALLAVLKPAA is encoded by the coding sequence ATGTCTCCCACTGCAACCGACCGCAAGGCTAATGTCTCTATTTATCGTGCCGTCGCTGTTGGCTTTTTGCTGGTCATCTTTGCCATTAGCGCGGATGCCATGCTGGAAGGTGTCGAGCAGGGACTGGCGGCCGGCTTTGCTTATTACCTCTCCAAGCCGCTGAATTTCAACACGCTCGAGCACGCGCTTCTGGCCGTGTTGAAGCCTGCCGCATAG
- a CDS encoding NADase-type glycan-binding domain-containing protein, with product MSDIMRMTTKRQVFLTVLLLATSTVIPVFAQAATVINGQSCEQNLACDMQKTDLARAATASASSTLENSPEYAPANAIDAAPDVAPGEYWGNSTTAWCEGAAGVGVGQTIRLDFAAPQPLALLNISPGYEKSLDLYTKNSRLREAHLTLSDGSEYRLVFGKHFYDASSLKQSWKPMDVPYLEMNSPQVFEISPEGQPPKVIDWMEIRILKADMGSKYSDTCISRIEIAPQWDMGF from the coding sequence ATGAGCGATATCATGAGGATGACCACAAAACGACAGGTATTTCTAACAGTCTTGTTGCTCGCGACGAGCACAGTGATACCGGTGTTCGCGCAGGCAGCGACTGTGATCAATGGGCAGTCTTGTGAGCAGAATCTGGCTTGCGATATGCAAAAGACCGACCTCGCGCGTGCTGCGACGGCATCCGCGAGCTCGACGCTTGAAAACAGCCCCGAGTATGCGCCGGCAAACGCCATTGATGCGGCGCCCGATGTTGCGCCGGGCGAGTATTGGGGCAATTCGACGACTGCCTGGTGCGAGGGGGCTGCGGGCGTTGGCGTCGGGCAGACGATCCGTCTTGACTTTGCTGCGCCGCAACCCCTGGCGCTGCTCAACATATCGCCTGGCTACGAGAAGTCGCTTGATCTTTACACCAAAAATTCCCGGCTTAGAGAGGCGCATTTGACTCTTTCAGATGGCTCGGAATACCGGCTTGTTTTCGGTAAGCATTTCTACGATGCCTCGTCTCTGAAGCAGTCGTGGAAGCCAATGGATGTGCCCTACCTGGAGATGAACAGTCCTCAGGTGTTCGAAATTTCACCCGAGGGCCAGCCGCCCAAGGTGATCGACTGGATGGAGATTCGTATCCTGAAGGCCGACATGGGGTCGAAATACAGCGATACCTGCATTTCTCGTATCGAAATTGCCCCGCAGTGGGACATGGGGTTTTAG
- the sthA gene encoding Si-specific NAD(P)(+) transhydrogenase, producing the protein MNQVQLEHRPVSSDKQFNTIIIGAGPAGEGAAMKLTKAGQQVAVVDALPRVGGGCTHWGTIPSKALRHSIQMLADYRRNPLFAHSSGLIDIDFPQLLQAADAVIEDQVRTRNRYYQRNRVEIISGEASFLDPHRIAVRRPDGAIDQLSAESFVIATGSRPYHQPDVDFSNPRVLDSDSILQLKHTPRSVTIYGAGVIGCEYASIMGYLDVKVNLVNTRDRLLSFLDDEITDALGYHLREQGVVIRHDESCDRVEPDGDGVVLHCHSGKKLKTEVLLWANGRTGNTDRLGLEAIGLTPNARGQLEVNESYQTALPHIYAAGDVVGPPALASASYDQGRFVGAHIADGRCDWSLIDEFPTGIYTVPEISSVGRTERELTNAQVPYEVGQASFKSIARAQITGHTVGMLKLLFHRETLEILGIHCFGEQASEIVHIGQAIMSQPGPANNIQYFTETTFNYPTMAEAYRVAALNGLNRLF; encoded by the coding sequence ATGAATCAGGTACAACTGGAACACCGACCCGTGTCGAGCGACAAGCAGTTCAACACCATTATCATCGGCGCCGGCCCCGCTGGCGAGGGCGCAGCCATGAAGCTGACCAAGGCCGGTCAGCAGGTGGCCGTGGTCGATGCCCTGCCCCGCGTCGGCGGCGGCTGCACCCACTGGGGCACTATCCCCAGCAAGGCGCTGCGCCATTCTATCCAGATGCTGGCGGATTATCGCCGCAATCCGCTCTTCGCGCATAGCAGCGGCCTGATCGACATCGATTTTCCTCAACTGCTGCAAGCGGCCGATGCCGTGATTGAGGATCAGGTGCGCACCCGCAACCGCTATTATCAGCGCAATCGCGTCGAGATTATCTCCGGCGAGGCCAGTTTTCTCGACCCTCACCGCATCGCCGTGCGCCGCCCGGATGGGGCGATCGACCAGCTTAGCGCAGAGAGCTTTGTCATCGCCACGGGTTCGCGCCCCTATCATCAGCCGGATGTTGACTTCTCCAACCCACGGGTGCTCGACAGCGATTCCATTCTCCAGCTCAAGCACACCCCCCGCTCGGTGACCATCTATGGCGCCGGGGTGATCGGCTGCGAATATGCGTCCATCATGGGCTATCTGGACGTAAAAGTGAACCTGGTCAACACCCGCGACCGGCTGCTTTCGTTTCTCGATGACGAAATCACCGACGCGCTCGGCTACCACCTGCGCGAGCAGGGCGTGGTAATCCGCCACGACGAAAGCTGCGACCGGGTCGAGCCAGACGGCGACGGCGTGGTACTGCATTGCCATTCGGGCAAAAAGCTCAAGACCGAGGTTCTGCTCTGGGCCAACGGCCGCACCGGCAACACCGACCGCCTCGGTCTCGAGGCCATCGGCCTCACGCCTAACGCGCGCGGCCAGCTTGAGGTCAACGAAAGCTACCAGACCGCCCTGCCCCACATCTACGCCGCCGGCGACGTGGTTGGCCCGCCAGCCCTGGCCAGCGCCAGCTACGATCAGGGGCGCTTTGTCGGCGCGCACATCGCCGACGGGCGCTGCGACTGGTCGCTGATCGACGAATTCCCCACTGGCATCTACACGGTCCCCGAGATCAGCTCAGTCGGGCGCACCGAACGCGAACTCACCAATGCCCAGGTACCCTACGAAGTCGGCCAGGCCAGTTTCAAAAGCATTGCCCGCGCCCAAATCACCGGTCACACCGTCGGCATGCTGAAACTACTGTTTCATCGCGAAACACTCGAAATCCTCGGCATCCATTGCTTCGGCGAACAGGCATCAGAAATTGTCCACATCGGCCAGGCCATCATGTCCCAGCCCGGCCCTGCCAACAACATTCAATACTTCACCGAGACCACCTTCAACTACCCGACCATGGCCGAGGCCTACCGGGTTGCAGCACTCAATGGCTTAAATCGCCTGTTTTGA